The Triticum aestivum cultivar Chinese Spring chromosome 3A, IWGSC CS RefSeq v2.1, whole genome shotgun sequence genome includes a region encoding these proteins:
- the LOC123057741 gene encoding transcription factor BHLH3-like translates to MDPLDEESFLEELMPLHREEAPAPPYPGSNSMMTISDLLFYGGGKGCTAEERSGPFQQPMLPSPPAVRPHPHQEFDFNYLSEVCNPWRSCIPDPPAVVQAAAGKAPLTLPLHDAIASSSTFVFGGGAGESSGMRSMPASGTHPESKLNAGSGTPSKNLMAERRRRKRLNDRLSMLRSTVPKISKMDRTATLGDTIDYVKELTERIKTVEEEMGTTPEELNLLKNFSSGGNEGTPTRSSTKLCANVENQGGGDTKIEICCSTNPGALIATVTALDVLGLEIEQCVVSCFSDFAMQASCSQAEGKRQVISTDEIKQALLRSAGYGARCL, encoded by the exons ATGGATCCGCTTGATGAGGAGTCCTTCTTGGAGGAGCTCATGCCGCTTCACCgggaggaggcgccggcgccgCCGTACCCGGGCAGCAACAGCATGATGACGATCAGCGACCTCCTCTTCTACGGCGGCGGCAAGGGCTGCACTGCCGAGGAGAGGAGTGGCCCATTTCAGCAGCCCATGCTGCCCTCGCCGCCGGCCGTGCGTCCGCACCCGCACCAGGAGTTCGACTTCAACTACCTGAGCGAAGTGTGCAACCCCTGGAGGAGCTGCATCCCTGACCCTCCCGCGGTCGTCCAGGCTGCTGCCGGCAAGGCGCCGCTCACTCTTCCCCTCCATGACGCTATTGCGAGCTCGTCAACGTTCGTGTTCGGGGGAGGGGCCGGGGAGAGCTCGGGGATGAGAAGCATGCCGGCCTCCGGCACCCACCCGGAGAGCAAGCTCAATGCCGGAAGCGGAACTCCGTCAAAGAACCTCATGGCGGAAAGGCGGCGCCGGAAGCGGCTCAACGACCGCCTCTCCATGCTCCGGTCCACCGTGCCCAAGATTAGCAAG ATGGATAGGACTGCGACCCTCGGGGACACCATAGACTACGTCAAGGAACTGACCGAGCGGATTAAAACCGTGGAGGAGGAGATGGGCACCACGCCCGAGGAGCTGAACCTGCTCAAAAATTTCTCCAGCGGTGGCAACGAGGGGACGCCGACGAGGAGTTCCACCAAGTTATGTGCTAACGTCGAGAACCAAGGCGGGGGCGACACGAAGATTGAGATCTGCTGCTCGACAAACCCCGGAGCGCTGATTGCGACGGTGACCGCGCTGGACGTGCTGGGGCTGGAGATCGAGCAGTGTGTCGTGAGTTGCTTCAGTGACTTCGCCATGCAGGCCTCGTGCTCACAA GCGGAAGGGAAGAGGCAGGTGATAAGCACAGACGAGATCAAGCAGGCATTGTTGAGGAGCGCAGGCTACGGGGCAAGGTGTCTCTAA